A window of Massilia sp. NR 4-1 genomic DNA:
GACGGTGAAGCCGGCCACCATTTCATGGGCATGTGGGAAGGGGCCTTGTTCGATTTCCCAGTCGCTGCCGTTGTACTTCATGCGCGCCGAACGTTCGCTGGAATGCAGCCATTTGCCGTCGGGCAGGGCGGCGGTCAGGCCGGGGGGCGGGAACGAAGCCTGCTCGGTGCTGGCGTCGGCCCGGCGCAAAATCATAAAGTGCATTGCATCCTCCTGTATCGGTTGGCATACGGCCCGGCGCGCGGCGGGCGCGCGCCGGTTTGCGGCAAATACTCAGGCAGCGCTTTCGACCTGGGCGCGCAGGCGGTCTTCCTGTTCGCGCAGCTCGGGCGTCATGGCGGCGCCGAAATCCTCCATCTCGAAGACGCGGCGGATTTCCACTTCCGAACCGTCGTCCATCGGCGCGCGCTTCATCCATTCGACTGCCTCGTCCAGCGATTTGACCTGGATCAGCCAGAAGCCGGCCACCAGCTCCTTGGTTTCGGAGAAGGGGCCGTCCACCACCACGCGCTCCTTGCCCTGGTAGCGGATGCGCGCGCCGCGCGAGCTGGGGTGCAGGCCTTCGCCGGCCAGCAGCACGCCGGCGCCCACCAGCTCTTCATTGAAGCGGCCCATCTGGGTCAGAGCCTCCTCCGACGGCATCTCGCCGGCTTCGGAGCGGGCATTGGCTTTGACGATAATCATGAAACGCATGGCAATCTCCTCTGCTTATTGGAATTAGTTCTGGCCCGCTTCGCCGCAGCCGCCGTGTTTGGCCGCATCGGCCGCCGCTGCCGCGATCTCTTCGGGCGTCAGATCGCGCACATGGGTGGCGATCGACCAGGAGTGGCCGAAGGGGTCGGTCAGCACGCCGTAGCGGTCGCCCCAGAACATTTCGGTGACGGGCATCTTGGTGGTGGCGCCGGCTTCCAGCGCGCGCGCAAAGGTGGCGTCGGCGTCTTCCACATACAGGTGGATGGTGACGGGCGAGCCTTTCAGGGCGATGGGGCCGAGCGAGCCCCAGGCCGGCGCCTCATCCATCAGCATCAGGGCGGAATCGCCGATGCGCAGCAGGGCGTGCATGATCTTGCCGTCCGGGCCGGGCATGCGCGCGCCTTCGACGGCGCCAAAAGCCTTCTTGTAGAAGTCGATGGCCTGGGCCGCGCCCGCGCAGACCAGGTGCGGGGTCAGGGAGTGCATGTCTGCGGGGATGGCGTTTACTTTGCTCATGATGAGGTCTCCTATCAAGGGTTGGCGGAGAGCGCAGGCTGCGCTTCCATATTCCCACGACGGTCCGCGCCGGCGGAAATCGACAAGCCCGGCAAAAATAATTCAAAAATTTTAAATTATTTTTGCCGGCTTTGCCGAAAGATATGACTCATCAGGCGATGGCGCGCATCACGATCTGGATCGCCAGGCCGCCGCCGGGGCGGTTGCGCACCTTGAATTCCGCGCCATGCTTGAGCAGCACGCGCTCGACAATGGCCAGCCCCAGGCCGGCGCCATTGGCCTGGCCGCGCGCCGCGTCGAGGCGGGTGAAGGGTTTGAGCAACTGGGCGATCTGCTCTTCGGGCACGCCCACGCCGTGGTCGCTCACCTCGATGGTGACGCGGCGCGCCGTGTGCATGCCTTTGACGCTGCATTTCAGCTCGATCTCGGCCACGTCCTTGCCCGGCGTCTTGCCGTAGCGGCGCGCGTTCTCGATCAGATTGCCGATTACGCGTTTCAGGTCGGTGGCGTTGCCCAGCACGTGGGCGCGTTCGGCCAGCTCGGTGCTGACCTGCACGTCGGCCAGACGGGATACCTCATGCGCGCATTCCTCCAGCAGGGTTCTCACGTCCACATTGATGAAGGTGGCGGCTTCGGTCGGCTTGGCGTAGTCGAGGAACTGGCCGATGATGGCGTCCATCTGGGCGATGTCGGACTGGATGCCGTCGCGCGAT
This region includes:
- a CDS encoding YciI family protein; this encodes MRFMIIVKANARSEAGEMPSEEALTQMGRFNEELVGAGVLLAGEGLHPSSRGARIRYQGKERVVVDGPFSETKELVAGFWLIQVKSLDEAVEWMKRAPMDDGSEVEIRRVFEMEDFGAAMTPELREQEDRLRAQVESAA
- a CDS encoding VOC family protein; its protein translation is MSKVNAIPADMHSLTPHLVCAGAAQAIDFYKKAFGAVEGARMPGPDGKIMHALLRIGDSALMLMDEAPAWGSLGPIALKGSPVTIHLYVEDADATFARALEAGATTKMPVTEMFWGDRYGVLTDPFGHSWSIATHVRDLTPEEIAAAAADAAKHGGCGEAGQN